From the genome of Dryobates pubescens isolate bDryPub1 chromosome 9, bDryPub1.pri, whole genome shotgun sequence, one region includes:
- the IRX4 gene encoding iroquois-class homeodomain protein IRX-4 isoform X2, with protein sequence MSYPQFGYPYSSAPQFLMSTNSLTTCCESSGRTLADTGAAASAQTPVYCPVYESRLLATARHELNSAAALGVYGSPYAGPQGYGNYVTYGTEAPAFYSLNSLEAKDGSGSAHAGIAPAAAYYPYDHTLSQYQYDRYGTMDGGTRRKNATRETTSTLKAWLQEHRKNPYPTKGEKIMLAIITKMTLTQVSTWFANARRRLKKENKMTWPPRNKCSDEKRPYEEEEEEEEDGSQEEAMKSGKAEEPTGKEEKELELSDLEDLDAAESESSECELRRPYPHPLPHLGGSHPPRAAEPPAKMPPPTAAAAEEDEEPAEERARSCLKTVAEECGPDLLGARQQRGCESKMCFQQGQQLLEAKPRIWSLAHTATSLNQAEYPSCMLKRPGGSATSAVSAPVSVIDRHQDSPVTNLRNWVDGVFHDPLFRHSTLNQALSNTTVSWATTKGAILETGALGRAVGNGASVLKGQLSNLAHHDSDKEFLAFPKSGSKMFCS encoded by the exons ATGTCCTATCCTCAGTTTGGCTACCCTTACTCCTCTGCACCCCAG TTCCTGATGAGTACCAACTCCTTGACAACCTGCTGCGAGTCCAGCGGCCGAACGCTTGCCGACACGGGGGCGGCCGCCTCCGCCCAGACCCCCGTATACTGCCCGGTGTACGAGAGCCGCCTGCTCGCCACCGCCCGCCACGAGCTCAACTCCGCCGCCGCCCTGGGGGTTTACGGCAGCCCCTACGCCGGCCCCCAGGGCTATGGAAACTACGTGACCTACGGCACCGAGGCTCCCGCCTTCTACTCCTTG AACAGTTTGGAGGCGAAGGACGGGAGCGGGTCTGCGCATGCGGGCATTGCCCCGGCGGCTGCCTACTACCCCTACGATCACACCCTCAGCCAGTACCAGTATGACAG gtaTGGCACAATGGACGGTGGGACGCGGAGGAAAAATGCCACCCGGGAGACGACCAGCACGCTGaaggcctggctgcaggagcatcGCAAGAACCCCTACCCAACCAAGGGCGAGAAGATCATGCTGGCCATCATCACCAAGATGACCCTCACCCAGGTCTCCACCTGGTTCGCTAACGCCCGCCGGCGGCTCAAGAAGGAGAACAAGATGACCTGGCCCCCGCGGAACAAGTGCTCGGATGAGAAGCGGCCCTacgaggaagaggaggaagaggaggaggacggTTCGCAGGAAGAGGCGATGAAGAGCGGGAAAGCAGAGG AGCCCACgggcaaggaggagaaggagctggagctcagcGACCTGGAGGACTTGGACGCAGCCGAGTCGGAGAGCTCGGAGTGTGAGCTGAGACGGCCCTACCCTCACCCGCTCCCGCACCTGGGCGGCAGCCACCCGCCACGGGCCGCCGAGCCCCCTGCCAAGATGCCGCCGCCGACCGCCGCTGCCGCGGAGGAGGACGAGGAGCCGGCGGAGGAGCGGGCACGGAGCTGCCTGAAGACGGTGGCGGAGGAGTGCGGCCCCGACCTGCTCGGTGCTCGGCAGCAGCGCGGCTGCGAGTCCAAAATGTGCttccagcaggggcagcagctgctggaggcgaAGCCCAGGATTTGGTCCCTGGCGCACACCGCCACCTCCCTCAACCAGGCCGAGTACCCCTCCTGCATGCTGAAACGGCCAGGGGGCTCGGCCACCTCCGCCGTCTCCGCCCCGGTCAGTGTCATCGACAGGCACCAGGATTCGCCGGTCACCAACCTCAGGAACTGGGTGGACGGGGTGTTTCACGATCCCCTGTTCAGACACAGTACTTTGAACCAAGCCCTGAGCAACACGACAGTTTCCTGGGCTACCACCAAAGGAGCCATTCTGGAAACGGGCGCCTTGGGACGCGCGGTGGGGAACGGCGCCAGCGTGCTCAAGGGGCAGCTCTCAAACTTGGCCCACCATGACTCGGACAAAGAGTTTCTGGCGTTTCCCAAATCAGGAAGCAAAATGTTTTGTTCCTAA
- the IRX4 gene encoding iroquois-class homeodomain protein IRX-4 isoform X1 — translation MSYPQFGYPYSSAPQFLMSTNSLTTCCESSGRTLADTGAAASAQTPVYCPVYESRLLATARHELNSAAALGVYGSPYAGPQGYGNYVTYGTEAPAFYSLNSLEAKDGSGSAHAGIAPAAAYYPYDHTLSQYQYDSRYGTMDGGTRRKNATRETTSTLKAWLQEHRKNPYPTKGEKIMLAIITKMTLTQVSTWFANARRRLKKENKMTWPPRNKCSDEKRPYEEEEEEEEDGSQEEAMKSGKAEEPTGKEEKELELSDLEDLDAAESESSECELRRPYPHPLPHLGGSHPPRAAEPPAKMPPPTAAAAEEDEEPAEERARSCLKTVAEECGPDLLGARQQRGCESKMCFQQGQQLLEAKPRIWSLAHTATSLNQAEYPSCMLKRPGGSATSAVSAPVSVIDRHQDSPVTNLRNWVDGVFHDPLFRHSTLNQALSNTTVSWATTKGAILETGALGRAVGNGASVLKGQLSNLAHHDSDKEFLAFPKSGSKMFCS, via the exons ATGTCCTATCCTCAGTTTGGCTACCCTTACTCCTCTGCACCCCAG TTCCTGATGAGTACCAACTCCTTGACAACCTGCTGCGAGTCCAGCGGCCGAACGCTTGCCGACACGGGGGCGGCCGCCTCCGCCCAGACCCCCGTATACTGCCCGGTGTACGAGAGCCGCCTGCTCGCCACCGCCCGCCACGAGCTCAACTCCGCCGCCGCCCTGGGGGTTTACGGCAGCCCCTACGCCGGCCCCCAGGGCTATGGAAACTACGTGACCTACGGCACCGAGGCTCCCGCCTTCTACTCCTTG AACAGTTTGGAGGCGAAGGACGGGAGCGGGTCTGCGCATGCGGGCATTGCCCCGGCGGCTGCCTACTACCCCTACGATCACACCCTCAGCCAGTACCAGTATGACAG caggtaTGGCACAATGGACGGTGGGACGCGGAGGAAAAATGCCACCCGGGAGACGACCAGCACGCTGaaggcctggctgcaggagcatcGCAAGAACCCCTACCCAACCAAGGGCGAGAAGATCATGCTGGCCATCATCACCAAGATGACCCTCACCCAGGTCTCCACCTGGTTCGCTAACGCCCGCCGGCGGCTCAAGAAGGAGAACAAGATGACCTGGCCCCCGCGGAACAAGTGCTCGGATGAGAAGCGGCCCTacgaggaagaggaggaagaggaggaggacggTTCGCAGGAAGAGGCGATGAAGAGCGGGAAAGCAGAGG AGCCCACgggcaaggaggagaaggagctggagctcagcGACCTGGAGGACTTGGACGCAGCCGAGTCGGAGAGCTCGGAGTGTGAGCTGAGACGGCCCTACCCTCACCCGCTCCCGCACCTGGGCGGCAGCCACCCGCCACGGGCCGCCGAGCCCCCTGCCAAGATGCCGCCGCCGACCGCCGCTGCCGCGGAGGAGGACGAGGAGCCGGCGGAGGAGCGGGCACGGAGCTGCCTGAAGACGGTGGCGGAGGAGTGCGGCCCCGACCTGCTCGGTGCTCGGCAGCAGCGCGGCTGCGAGTCCAAAATGTGCttccagcaggggcagcagctgctggaggcgaAGCCCAGGATTTGGTCCCTGGCGCACACCGCCACCTCCCTCAACCAGGCCGAGTACCCCTCCTGCATGCTGAAACGGCCAGGGGGCTCGGCCACCTCCGCCGTCTCCGCCCCGGTCAGTGTCATCGACAGGCACCAGGATTCGCCGGTCACCAACCTCAGGAACTGGGTGGACGGGGTGTTTCACGATCCCCTGTTCAGACACAGTACTTTGAACCAAGCCCTGAGCAACACGACAGTTTCCTGGGCTACCACCAAAGGAGCCATTCTGGAAACGGGCGCCTTGGGACGCGCGGTGGGGAACGGCGCCAGCGTGCTCAAGGGGCAGCTCTCAAACTTGGCCCACCATGACTCGGACAAAGAGTTTCTGGCGTTTCCCAAATCAGGAAGCAAAATGTTTTGTTCCTAA